DNA from Clupea harengus chromosome 2, Ch_v2.0.2, whole genome shotgun sequence:
tctccctctctctctccctcttcctttatctccctctctctctctcctctgtcttccaGACCCTAACTCTGGTTCCTCCCGAGACTGGGCTCGCCTGATGGGGATCCCCTTCTCCTACACCTTTGAGCTGAGGGACAAAGGCGAGTTTGGCCACCTCCTCCCCGAGGAGCAGATCCAGCCGGCCTGTGAGGAAGCCTTCGAGGGAgccctcttcatcatcacctaTGTCCATGACAAGGCCTTCTACAACCGCACTGAGATCGGAGCCGCGAGTGTAGCTAGAGCCTTCTGGGCCACTGTACTGGGATCCTGCCTTGCCACCATGTACCTGTTGTAGGGGAGACAAAAGGAGGGAGCCAAGGGGAGAAACAGGAACAGAAAATAGGGGACAGAGTGCAGATGAAGAGAAAGCAAATACTTTACAGCTATTGGACCAGAGTCTAGTAGGATATGAATTAtgctgtttgattgacagctgtctcTGTGGATGGTTTTACTGTCACACTTTTTGATAAGTCAGTGTGAACAAATGGAAGGAATTTAAATGTTATGGATGAGAGACTATTATATTGCATATGTTGAATAAAATGACATTCATTTCCATTCATATTGATTCTGATTTCtattaaatatttcattattGAAGTGGGTACACTAAAATCATTGTATTTACTGATGATACCAATATATGATACCATATATAAgataattataataacattGGACATGGAacaattatgaaatatatttattaaagtgTTATGGTAATGCCACACCCTATTCCAACAGCACTTCTTATAGGACAGCCTGTGGAATCATTCTTCTACTCTGGGGGACGCTGTTGTCGTGACTCGTCTTGCTAAATAGCCATTGTGGTTGGATAAACTCTGCACCCTCAACAGTCTGAGCCTGAcctgatatttatatatttcattATGGAGACATTAGCCATTACTACATGTCTCTTCACTGAAATGTTTTTCTCTACAAAATTAACTTCAGTAAGAAAGACCAGTGATGTAGAGGAATTCCTGTTCCATCTCCTGATCAGTCTCAGTGATTACAACAAGGAATGCTGGCAGGGACAAAAACATTCCACATTCCAACAGAACACtctattacattttacatttacattcattcattttacagAAACTCATCATTATAAACTCATCTCAATATTCTAGATTACAGACATTATTAACATGTCACCGGTTATGAATTTATTTAATGAGAGCAGGACCTATCTAATAATCTAATAATTTATTTTGATCTGAAACATAATCTTTGAGCCAATCATCATTATAAATTCATCTCCACAGCAGTTCAGGCGTGAAGATATCAGGTTATTAGGCAACAGGTGCCCATCATAGTAGAGTTTCTGAAAACTAGTCATTTCATGAAAAGTCTAAAAAATAAGGAGAATTCTTGCCCCACCTCCTCCATATGACTTATTGCATTCCCtatgaaaattaaataactatgaAATATAATTGTGTGATGCCAAAACaaattgcaaaaataaaaatgttgccTGATCATCAATGCTCAGTGTTTCCCTCCTGCAGGAGATGAACTGCAGCAGGTGTCTGAACTCTAACTGAGCTGCTCTACTGTTAATGCAGCCTTCACTGGTAAGATCCTCAGAGATGACTTAGTGATAAAGTATGGAaagactctctcagtgaaagtgtgtggggaagtgtgcaggtgtgtgttattatcagggtcaaagaatgacagctctcctctgtcccagtccagctgcactctgatcctctggggtttctgcttcactgtgaggggagtgagtgggtgggatggagagagctcTTCATATGCACCATTATAATGCCACACACCACAGACTCCACTGGGGAAACTCAGTCCCTTCCTCTGACTAGACTCTGTCTCCACTCCAAGGAGCCAGTCATCACTgtccccaacctccacatcccagcagtgtgtcCCTGAGTTGAAGCCTTCAGAGCCCAGGAAACAGGGATACatatcaaatctctctgggttatcaggaagctgctgtctctcattGCTGaatctcacactggtcagatcctccgACAGGATTAGTTGTGGgtttgcagtgttgggatccagagtcacaggagctgcagagaaagagagagaacacacctGATAATCTAGTTGAAGTACTGATGATATTGAGAATAATGATGATGGTTGTGATTACTATCAGTCGTCAATATAAGTTGAAGCATACTAAAATCCTTACTACTTCACAATCTTCTGTGGCCCATTATAACTTAATAGGggtgatgaatgaatgtgtgtatcaaAAATGATTCCCAGTGTTAATTGGTGATACAAAATccaaagacacattttttttcttttcttctgctctAAAGAGACAGGTCCCCAGTACACCAGCCTGCGGTCAATGATAAGATGCCAACCCAAGttccacacagacattcacattaCCCTGTAGCCACTTGTTTTCTATCCCATTCCTGGCTACACTGATGATGAAGCCCCTGTTATGGACTTAACTGAGTTGAGCAAAGGGCCTGAATGTCACACCagaggcaggatgagagagTATGAAGTTTGATCACCACTCCAGTCTCCAGCACTGGACTCACTCCTGGAACTCCATGCTGAAGATCAACATGATGAAAAGGAATAAAGCCTCCACCTACATGGGATGGGTGTCAGCtgatctctctgctgtctggcCTCATGTAAAACCTGCTGAACAGCAAAGAGTTCAGCCTGCAGCTCAGAATGTCTGTGGCGTCACTAAACCTTAGAGAGCAGATTCATGTGGAGCCCACAGAGACGTGAtggtgaggaggcagagaggaggagaacactggGCAGAAATTAAgaggtatgtgagtgtttgtgtgcgtctgtgtgtgtgtgtgtgtgtgtgtgtgtgtgtgtgtgtgttcactcactgtattgaacaatctcttgcatcttctcccagactctaaacttcaggttgcccaggtgttttgccacattgatcagagctcctgaaaccctctctggatcctgcagtgtgcactgggctctggaataacattcaggagtcagtgctgctgtgggtttgggttcagaaccacagagaagagagagacaggagacagatcactcacctctccactgtgctcttgtagttctgtgaaattaAAGAGGGAGATGGGTTACGCATCATTCTAACCCTAACAACCACCACATACCAAGCCAGTCAACATAACTAACCTATAACTATACAATTCCCattatcaataaaactgggtACAGACAGTGCATTTTGTACCATGAAGGAGTGCCCTTACGGATCCTGGGTACAGGCATGTCAcgtgtgttgcggctgtcaccagccagttgggcactgttgtgtatcctgccacccttgctatcctaactaaaatatacatgcaccatgtcagccaaccataactaaacataactcatcaaaactaaacataaataaaatccccatacaatttgccaggcagcctctctctccctctccttctatatcctattgctaatgctaatactgatactgagGCCACTGACCAAGATGGCGGCGCGTGAACAACGCGAGGCTCAGCGTCTACCCAGAATCTGCAAATTAGTAGTTTTCTGCCTGTTAATCTCAAGTCTGTTCACTCAGAACAGTCTTGCCTTTACCTCATACACCCGTCAGCAACTTTTGGACATCGGATCTTGCGATTTTGACAACTTTATCGACAGTCACCGGCTCATTCCAGAGATCACCAAAACAGCGGTGGCTACCAACCCGGCTACGCCGACCGGAAGTGCTCACAGGCGGCGTCGAGACCGTAAACAAAGGCGGGGGAAGCGAGGAGGGCTACGAGCTAGGCTAAAGCTAACTCCTCACCGGCTATCTCTACCCAGCCTTTTCCTCGCCAATGTTCGGTCTCTGGCGAATAAAATGGATGAACTGCGGCTACGGATCACCACtaactcttctactttgcacttctggttagatgctaactgcatttcgttgcctcagtacctgtactctgtgcaatgacaataaagttgaatctaatctaatctaaatgaCCTACTGTTAATTTCTTACCTAAATGTAgctccttatctgtttatcaaattgaacACTACCCACTCACgttgtttctttcttcccctcctagagCAGACTATCTTCGTTGTGGGATgatgctgtagtctctccacctgacctacttgcagaaaccctcagcctacacgtacccacccccaccacactgtcatacacttattctaccccatactctgtgctagcctatttaccgacaatgtaaataattgccaccatcgatatagttttctgttccttaattctacttacccttgtaatagtaacccctatgagcacactgtatacccactgagctgttctacaatacttgaatgctgtCTTCCCACCTTATCAACTACCAATTTTATATGCATCATGtttataccatattttgtttgtatgtataatgCACATTTACCCCATGTATGCTGTGCACATTTACCATATGTATGCAGAGATGGATtacctaccgggcccaggcccaggggcccatgagctcagggggcccctaagccagagcctctgcgtgaagtcgctgttatgtatctcttatttgtggttgaaagaggtgtattttgttaatttgctgttggctttaatttagtgtacctgcgctgtgttagaaaatgtgcatgtgcgccaggggcataactatagacaatgcagccagcgcggaGGATTCGTAGGCAAAGGAGGCCCTGCCTTCTTACTTTTCTCGGACATATGACTGTCAAAGTGTTAGAATGTCGCTAGTTTAACGCGACTGCGATCAACgatgaatttgttttcaattttttatgacaccttatgctatatatgccctgaaaatggcaaacctgtttTTGGGGGGAAATCATTTGTAGCTatttataacacaattatatgcttatcctacataaactatagaaactataaaaaaaaaaaaactcaatctttatttatcaatattttctttgttatttttgtcatatacagatatgcaatgatgattgctgggtaatatgtatcttgttatccaatgtcaagtctctatttgatcatgtgacgagacgatacgatatagctagtttaggcgcaaaatctgaacaTCAAGACTGACAaacttctttttctatctctacccggcTGGCCTCAagtagatgtatgtatgtatgttaataatatgtgtggtgtgtgtaagaggtgtAAATATTGTAAATGTATGGTTATGGGTGCATTGGTGAACTTGGGCTTATGTATTTGTTAATGCAACATAGTATGTATATTATAGGACTAATGTGGAGAGGGTTACCCCACTGGTTGACTACTGGTTTACTAGTTTGAGTACTGTTGAgtatgaattaatgtttgtttgttttgtatatatgGTTGGGGCTGTTGGAGATATATTcccagcaaaataaataatattatatttttcCAAGAACACATCATCTCCTGCACCGTGGTTTTTTCCCCACTTCACCACCGACTCCAGTCACATACATCCCAAAACGTTGGGTggccgcctcggtccctcacaagACTCCAAAATCAGATTTGGATATCAGAGGTTCACTAACAAAGATAAAGCATGGGTCCtacctgcaggaatgtgatgtcatcagctcccatctcctcctctatggctctgattgtgtctgaaagagatgagatctctccGCTCATCTTCTcgatcttcctcttcatcatctgactcttttgcttctcttcctccctcagtgcatctagcctggctgcctcttcatctcgtagaaactggtgaagcttctcaaactcctccttgatctgcctctctgtgtgttgggtcTGGACCTGTAATACCACATGTCATCACACAAAGGTGTCTTAGTTTATATATGATATTAGTTTCTGTTTTATGTAgtgttgttttaaaagaaacaatCGATAACTCTTACTCTTATGTGTTGGGCAGTTTCATCACTGGTTGTTTTAACTTGTTTAAAGTTGACCAGCTTCTTCTGTAAGGGCTCCAGTTTGATCTTCAGTTCTTCCTGTTATGAATGAACACATTATTAAGGTATGGACTGTCAACATTTCTCTATATATCTGGATGTTATATTAAGAACACTaattacagtgccctccacaattattggcacccctagtgaatatgagcaaaacaggctatacaaaatatgtctttgctgtttatcctcttggtctttcactctaaatattcacaaaaatcttaccttttcattgaagttaaattattgaaagaaaaaaaaactgttgacattaaataaatatttttccccaaaacatgtgtgccacaattattggcacccctagaaaaatcttataattaaaatctaactgaagtatatttccagtcatgttttacatttttaagttcacctgtttgataaggaactcttaagaggtcaaccatgacttcctgttccactggcgtacaaatatgaggtgacacaggccaaattccattagtcattcatcactatgggaaagacccaagaacacagtgacgatgtgcgacggaaagttgtggagccacaggttgttttggagggttgccagaaaaagcctctgcctgcaatcaactacaaactaaagcgcctacagtttgccaaatgtaagtcagactttcgatggagttatatggtcagatgagaccaaaataaagctttttggcaacaaacatcaaaggtgggtttggcgtagacagaaagatagccatacagaaaagacccccatacccaatgtgaagaatggtggcggatctttgatgttgtggggctgtttttcttccaaatgccctggacatcttgttaggatacatggtatcatggactccatcaaataccagcagatattaaatgaaaacctaacagccccctccagtaagcttaaaatgggctgtggttggaccttccagcaggtcaatgatccgaagcacacctcaaaatcaacacaaaaatggttcaccgaccgcagaataaaggttttgctatggccatcacagtcccccgacctaaaccccatagaaaatctgtgggatgagctgaagccgagtctacaaacattgacctcagaatctgaagaatctggagagatactgcatgtaggaatggtctcagatcccgtgccatgtgttcaccaacctcatcacgcattataggagaagactcagagctgttatcttggcaaagggaggctgcacaaaacattaaattaatgggtgccaataattgtggcacacatgttttggggaaaaatatttatttaatgtcaacagtttttttttctttcaatagttttacttcaatgaaaaggtaagatttttgtgaatattttgagtgaaagaccaagaggataaacagcaaagacatatttttttatagcctgttttgctcataattactaggggtgccaataattgtggagggcactgtataagcatgtttggcttggtagctgaTTGTGATCCATTACATTTGTCTGCTTACTGCAGTGTTAACAGTGCTTTGAGTATGacatatttatgtatatttatatatataacacacacatatacatatatatacatttttaagaTATTATTAAACATAATAATGTTTCAAGACTTCATGTCAAGGGAATTAAAATAATTCATGAAACAATTTAGCTTTGTTCTTAATAATAAAAGCTGTTTGTTAAATGTGAAACATAACATGCTGACCTTAAATTGTAATATGAATTGTACATGTGCTCTTTGCCTGCCTTCTGTGTACTGTCTCATTTTCTCACAGTATCATATATTTCattataaataatatgtaatttCATTATCAATTGTTATATGCCATTATATTATTAATGGTAAAATATTTCTTGATGAATAAATTATTGAGTGCTTATGAAAGTTTTATGAATTGCTTCACAAGCTAGATTTTCAATTAGGTATTACAAATTACTGTGCAAAAGTCAAACACAGTCTAAAATGGTGACACTGAAACAATGTATTCAGTTAATTTTTATATCTTGATCAAGGTAACTTCAACTGCATTCAAGACAATATAATAACTGTAATTGTAAGAGATGTTTTGTACAGTAGGTACAGGCTTATGGAGAGGAGGTCATGCAAGAAGGTGCAAAGGTTGAAAAGAAAGATGAGATATGGGACATGATGACACCTAGTGGTTTAGGATGAACACTACAGCAACCACACGACTATCTGCTGAGGTGGGTTTCTGGGTGAAGGTTTACAAACAAAATCCATATGATTTACCATTGTCACTGACAATATGAAAACAATTGATGACCACTAATCTTACCTTACGCTCAAGTGCTGCTTCACTGATAGGACTGAAGTTGTGGTTCTTGTGGAGTTTTGAGTctcgacacaccaaacacacaagctgTTTGTCATCTTCACAGAAAAGCTTGAGTTCAGAACGGTGCAGACTGCAGAATGGTtctctctgacttctctcctgTTGGAAAGTCTCACACAGGTTCTTTAGAACCCGGTTGAGAGGATATATCTCCCTTGAGCTCCTTCTCCTGCAGATTGGACATTCCCTGGAACCTTTGGTTTCCCAGAACTTCTGCAGGCAGCAGTTACAGATGCTGTGAGTACAGGTCAGAAGAACTGGATCCTTGTAGATATTgtagcacacaggacaggataaATCCTCTTCTGAAAAGGACTTGGATGCCATTTTGTCTGGTAGTTGCAGTTGCTCTACAGTTATGCCTGACAGTCTTTGCTTTCACTTTCAATTGTCTGAAAACTTGCGTCACCCTGAACCAGAAAATTCACTGAAATTAAACGAGACAAGATTTCAAGACAGTATTCCAGTCTTCACAGCCACTGTTTCTTGTCTATGTGTATATCCTTTTCCCATAAAGATAGCATATACTCTGTTAGGACGATGTGTCACATGGAACTGGACAGCAACGTGAGGAGTTTCTGAGGGAGGGGCTCAGATAAAGTCATAAAGGCTTCTGATTGGACAGTGCTGCAGCTGTGCCCTTGTTGGAACTGGTAGTGTAGTTAGTTAACCCTTTCTACACATTCACCTCTTGTGTTGTGGGACAAAACTGACCTCCCTCATTTACTAaccaaatttaatttaattaggaGTATTTATTTTACATAGACAGACCTAAATCTCGACTAAATGTATTTTCTCATGAAAGTTTTGTTTTAATGTCAGAAAAGATTTAAGTCTATCTGatgccaccccaccccgcctccccctcttagacacacaaacagaaataaacatattataaagtaaaagaaaaaacaatctTAAATTTAATTCACATTGGGTACAGTCAGTCACTTTAATCTGCAAACATTGACAGGACAGTTAATCACCTCCAatagtctttctccctctgttatATTTAACCTTTGGTTGTTTATTTGAGTTTGTGTCAGTGTACCAAACAGCATTGCATGTGCAAACAATGTTAAAGGAGCTAGATGTGAGTGTGGCTAGGTGTCTGCCAGTGAGCTGCACACCAAGCAGATTGTGGGAAGTGTATCACTCGTCTGTCCAGCACTAGTTCATAGCAGAAGGCTTGTTAAGGATGCCACCAAGGGACTAATATATTTAAATCTAAGAATCAGTCATTAAAGAAAAATAACACCAGGACTCTcagatacagtgccctccacaattattggcacccctagtgaatatgagcaaaacaggctataaaaaaatatgtctttgctgtttatcctcttggtctttcactgaaaatattcacaaaaatcttaccttttcattgaagtaaaattattgaaagaaaaaaaaactgttgagattaaataaatatttttccccaaaacatgtgtgccacaattattggcacccctagaaaaatcttataattaaaatctaactgaagtatatttccagtcatgttttacatttttaagttcacctgtttgataaggaactcttaggAGGTCAACCGTGACTTCCTGTTctactggcgtacaaatatgaggtgacacaggccaaattccattagtcattcatcactatgggaaagacccaagaacacagtgacgatgtgcgacaaaaagttgttgagctgcacaaatcaagaaatggacacaagaaaatctctaaacagttgaaaatacccatttccactatcatggaaata
Protein-coding regions in this window:
- the LOC105891557 gene encoding nuclear factor 7, brain-like, which translates into the protein MASKSFSEEDLSCPVCYNIYKDPVLLTCTHSICNCCLQKFWETKGSRECPICRRRSSREIYPLNRVLKNLCETFQQERSQREPFCSLHRSELKLFCEDDKQLVCLVCRDSKLHKNHNFSPISEAALERKEELKIKLEPLQKKLVNFKQVKTTSDETAQHIRVQTQHTERQIKEEFEKLHQFLRDEEAARLDALREEEKQKSQMMKRKIEKMSGEISSLSDTIRAIEEEMGADDITFLQGNLKFRVWEKMQEIVQYTPVTLDPNTANPQLILSEDLTSVRFSNERQQLPDNPERFDMYPCFLGSEGFNSGTHCWDVEVGDSDDWLLGVETESSQRKGLSFPSGVCGVWHYNGAYEELSPSHPLTPLTVKQKPQRIRVQLDWDRGELSFFDPDNNTHLHTSPHTFTERVFPYFITKSSLRILPVKAALTVEQLS